A region from the Halosolutus gelatinilyticus genome encodes:
- a CDS encoding methyltransferase family protein — MGSIRVYLKTAVFTVLVPGIVAVAIPQLLARHQSRPRLPISTGVVTTVGNLSLFSGVLLYVHTAFQFGSEGEGTPSPTDEPDELVTGGIYSYTRNPMYIGVLLVILGQALRRRSLSILWWAVGCWIGFHNRVIRFEEPHLVEKHGEAYERYRERVPRWLPRIYSKNQTERHP; from the coding sequence ATGGGTTCGATACGGGTTTACCTGAAGACGGCAGTATTCACGGTTCTCGTGCCGGGAATAGTCGCCGTAGCAATTCCGCAACTATTGGCGCGACACCAATCTCGTCCACGACTCCCGATTAGCACCGGAGTTGTAACGACCGTTGGAAATCTTTCTCTCTTTTCGGGCGTTCTTTTATACGTTCACACGGCGTTTCAATTCGGTTCGGAAGGTGAAGGCACCCCCTCGCCAACCGACGAGCCCGACGAGCTCGTTACCGGGGGAATCTACTCCTATACGCGTAACCCGATGTATATCGGAGTGCTGTTAGTTATCCTCGGACAAGCCCTTCGGCGGCGATCGCTGTCGATCCTCTGGTGGGCCGTCGGGTGCTGGATCGGATTTCACAACCGGGTCATCCGCTTCGAAGAACCGCATCTCGTCGAGAAGCACGGCGAAGCGTACGAACGGTATCGTGAGCGAGTCCCGCGTTGGCTCCCGCGTATTTACTCGAAGAACCAGACGGAACGTCACCCCTGA